CAGACGCGCATGTCCGGCGTGGACCTGGACGGCCGTTCCATCCGCAAAGGCGCCGCCGACGCCATTGAAAAACATCTGCTCGCAAACGGCGGAGCGTTTCCCAATGAAGTCCGCGCCGCCGTGGAGACCATTGCCCGCGCCGGCGGCACGCCGTTGGTAGTGTCAGAAAACCGGCGCGCGCTGGGCGTGATCCAACTCAAAGACATTGTGAAGGGCGGGATTCGCGAACGCTTTGCGCAACTGCGCGCCATGGGCATCCGCACCGTGATGATTACCGGCGACAACCCGCTCACCGCCGCGGCCATCGCCCGCGAAGCCGGCGTGGACGACTTTCTGGCCCAGGCCACGCCCAAAGACAAAATGGATTTGATCCGCCGCGAGCAAGCCGACGGCAAGCTCGTCGCCATGACCGGCGACGGCACCAATGACGCTCCCGCGCTGGCCCAGGCAGACGTGGGCGTGGCCATGAACACCGGCACGCAGGCCGCCAAAGAGGCCGGCAACATGGTGGACCTGGATTCCAACCCCACCAAGCTGCTGGAAATTGTGGAGATTGGCAAACAACTATTGATGACGCGCGGATCGCTGACCACCTTTTCCATCGCCAATGACGTCGCCAAATACTTCGCCATCATCCCGGCGATGTTTGCCGGCACGTTCCCGGTGCTGAACGCGCTGAACATCATGCGCCTGGCCACGCCGCAGTCCGCTATCTTGTCGGCGGTGATCTTCAACGCCTTGATCATCGTGGCGCTGATTCCGCTGGCGCTGCGCGGCGTGCAATACAGGGCCATGAGCGCGGACGCGCTGCTGCGCCGCAATCTGCTGATCTATGGCGCCGGCGGCGTGATTGTGCCGTTCATCGGAATCAAGATGATTGACTTGATCATCCGGGCCGTGGGCCTGGCATAGTTCGGAATGAAGCGAGGATGGAGATGAAGAAAAATCTTGTTACCGCGATTCTCTACACGGTGGTGACCACCGTCCTGCTGGGCGTCGCATACCCGCTGCTGGTCACCGGCCTCGCACAAGTGCTGTTCAAAGACAAAGCCAACGGACAACTGGTGCCGCAGGGCGGAAAGATTGTCGGATCGAAAATCATCGCCCAGCCGTTTACCGGCTCTGGATATTTTCATCCCCGTCCGTCGGCGGCGGGCAACGGCTATGACGCCACCAACTCCGGCGGAAGCAATTACGGCCCAACCAATCAGAAGCTCATTGATCGCGTGAAGGCTGACGTCGCAGCCTTGCAGGCGGAAAATCCCGGCAAGCCGGTGCCGGTTGATTTGGTGACGACGTCCGGCTCTGGCCTTGATCCCCACATCACGCCTGCCGGCGCGGACTTTCAGGTTCCTCGCGTCGCCAAGGCCCGGGGCATCGCGGAATCCGATCTTCGCGTGCTGGTGAGTGAACATACCGAAGGCCGGCAGCTAGGCTTCCTGGGCGAACCGCGCGTCAACGTGCTGCAGTTGAATCTGGCGTTGGACGAGAAATTTCCCGTGAAGAAGGTCGGAGCGGCCAAGTAGGCCTGCGCGGAGCAACGGGCGTATGCGGCATGACGGCAGCGTGCCCCGCGCACCGGCCAAGCCATCTATGGACTTTTACAGCGCCCTCCAATACGTTGCGTTCATCGTCACACTGACGGTTTGCGTGAAGCCGCTGGGGCGATACCTGGAAAAAGTCTTCTCCGGGCAGAAAACCGCCCTCGACCGATTATGTTCGCCGATGGAAAGACTCCTCTATCGCGTTGCGGCCGTGAATCCCGCGGTGGAAATGGGCGCCAGGGAATACGCAACCTGCTTTGTGCTTTTCAGTCTGGCGGGAACTTTCCTGCTGTACGCGATTCTGCGATTGCAGAATTTTCTTCCGTGGTTTAATCCGCAATATCACACCACTCCGTTGACACCTGACTTGGCCATGAACACGGCCATCAGTTTTTCCACCACGACCACGTGGCAAGCCTACGGCGGCGAAAACACCATGAGTTACTTCAGCCAGATGGCCGGGCTCTGCGCGCAGAACTTTCTTGCCGGGGCTGCAGGCCTGGCGGTTGGCGTGGCGTTCATCCGCGGCTTTGCCCGCCAGCGGTCGGAAACGCTGGGCAATTTCTGGGTGGATTTGACCCGGTCTCTGCTGTGGGTCCTGCTGCCGGGCGCTCTGCTGGGTGCTGTTCTTCTGCTGTGGCAGGGTGTGCCGATGAATTTCCACCCCTACACAGAGGTGGCATCGCTGGAAGGGACCAAACAAGTCATCCCGCAAGGCCCGGTGGCCGCGTTCGAAATCATCAAGAACCTAGGCACCAACGGCGGAGGCTTCTTCAACGCCAATGGTGCTCATCCTTATGAGAATCCCACGCCGCTGGCCAACTTTTTTGAAATGCTGGCCATTGCGCTGTTGCCAGCTTCGTTGACCAATACTTTTGGGAGAATGACGCGGCAGCCGCGCCAGGGCTGGATGCTCTACTGCGTCATGCTGGCATTGTTCGTGGCCGGACTGACAGTGACGCATTGGGCGGAACACAGGGGCAACCATGCTTTCGCGGCGGTGAATCAAGCTGCGGGAAATCTGGAAGGCAAGGAAGTCCGTTTCGGCGTCGGCGGCTCCGCGCTCACGGCAACCGTGACCTCGAACACCGCCACGGGCTCCTACAACGCGATGCATGACAGTTTCAGTCCGCTGGGCGGGATGGCGCCGCTGGTCAACATGCTGCTGGGCGAAGTAGCGTTCGGCGGACTCGGCACGGGCATGTACAGCATGCTGATGGTCGCCGTGATCGCTGTTTTCCTGACTGGCTTGATGATGGGCCGGACGCCCGAGTACCTGGGCAAGAAGATAGGCCCGGCGGAAACCAAGATGGTCATGCTTTACGCGTTGGCTGCGCCGCTTACCATTCTTCCGCTCACCGCTCTGGCCGTGCTCTGCAAGCCTGGGCTTGCCGGATTGACCACCAACCAGGGCGTCCACGGCTTTACCGAGATTCTGTACGCCTACACATCTTGCTTTGCCAACAACGGCCAGAACTTTGCCGCACTGAGCGCCAATACCGTCTTCTACAACCTGACAACCACGGTGGCCATGCTTCTGGGACGATTCGCGCTGGCTGCCCCCGCTCTCGGCCTGGCAGGCTTGGTCGCGACGCAAAAAAGCACCCCGCCGTCGGCAGGCACGTTGCGCACGGACTCTCCATTGTTCGCGCTGGCCCTGACCGCCACAATCTTGATTGTTGCCGGGCTGTGCTATTTTCCCGCGCTAACTCTGGGTCCGATTCTGGAGCATTTGTTATTCCGGTAGCGTTTGAGTTGTCGGCCCCTAACGCGGGATATTCACACGAGCGAAGTACCGGCCTTCTCGCCAAGCCTTCCAATAGCAATATATGCGTTCCAGGCCACACTCAACCGGGTAGTTTGCTTTTTGCGACCGACGGTTTTTCTTTCTGGCTTAAGCTCGAGCGGCTAAACTTGGGTAGACGTCCCATGAATATTCGACTGCGATTATTGCTGCGGCACATAACGTATAACCTGCGTGGCGGCTTTCTGCTTCGTCCGCTGGCGATCGCACTCACGCTGGGATGTGCGGGGGCGTTATTGTCGCAATTGGAAGAAAACGTCCCCACCATCAGCGCCTGGGTGCCGAAGATCCTGTTCCCCTCGCATGCTGACCCGCAAGTCGCGCAGGTCATTCTCGGACAAATAGCCACCTCCATCATGACGGTGGTTTCTATTGTTTTCGCCATCCTGTTGATGACGCTCACGCTGGCTTCCATGCAGTTCTCCCCGCGTATCATCGTGAGTTTCGCAAGAGACCGCGTGACGCAATGGACTCTTGGCATCTTTCTTGGCACTTTCTCCTATTGCATGGCGGCCCTGCCGGCGGCGCGCTCCCTGCCTGCCCCGTTCGCTCCGGTCGCAACGGTCCTTGGCGCAATGGTTCTCGCCCTGGCGTGCGTGGCTTGGCTGCTGTTTTTCATTCACCACATCACCCAAGCAATCAGCGTCAGCCATATCGTTGACCGAATCGCGTCGGAAACAGAAGCGGTGATTGACGCGTTCATGCCAAGGCCCCACATGGACAATTATCCGCGGTACGCCAATTTGATCGATCCAAGCGCGTGGGCGCCGGCAGTTCTGAACCAGTCCTCAGGCTACATCCGCTTTGTCGATACCAAGCGCCTCACGTTTCTGGCGAAAAAGTACCGGATACAGGTCCATCTTCTGCGGCGGGTTGGGCATTTCGTGCCAGCGGGCATACCTCTCCTGGTGGTCTCGAAAGAGGACCGCGTGTCGCCTGAGATTGCCGCCGAGTTTCGCGGGGCTTTCGACATAGGTCCCTCCAGAACTCTGCAGCAGGATGTCGAGTTTGGTGTCTTGCAGATTGTCGACATTGCCCTGAAAGCCATTTCGCCTGCGGTGAACGACCCTACTACCGCAATCGGCTGTGTGGACCAATTGAGCCGCATTCTGATCCGCTACGTCTCCAAGGAACCGCCTGAATCTCTGCTCTTTGATCCACCGGGTGTCGTGCGGGTCAGCATTCCATGGGGCAGCTTTGACCGGCTGCTTGACTCAGCTTTTGAGCAAATACGTCTTTACGCGAAGGGGGACGCGGCCGTCAGCCTGCGTATCCTGCGCGCCCTCGGTGATATTGCTATGACCACCCCAGATCAGAGCTTCCGGGCTTCGCTCGTGGAACGCGGGAGACGGATTGCTACGGGCTGCGCCGAAAAGCTGGGTCACGAAGAACTGAAGGCAATACGGAGCCGGTTGGCTTCGATTGAGGAGGTTTCAGGAATTCCCCACAGCCGAGGAGAGACAAGGGAGAGCGTGCAATTGGGTCTTGAGAAGATGTAGCCGCCAATCCTCAGAGATGGGTGGGCAGGGCCGTTGTTGAATGGGAGCGGGTCGGCTCTTTGTCCTTCACATCGTCCTTGTCGAAGAAGACGTGGACGTCGCCCACAAACGCCATAATGGCTACTACCAGCGATCCTGCCAGCCCAATCAGGAAGATTGACTCCAGAATCACGACCATAACGCGCAAAAACATTGGAAGAATCCCTCTTCTTCCAAGCTACGGCCAAACGGCATAAAGAAGTTATAAAGAGACCGCAAAGAAAGGGTAAGGGCCGATGGCTGTTTCGCACCTGCAGTTTGTGATCCAGCTCACTGCGGATCAAAGCGGTAGCCGATCCACGGCTCTGTTTTGATGTACTTGGGCGCGCGCGGGTCGGCTTCCAGCTTCTTGCGCAGGTTGCCGACAAACACCCGCAGGTACTCCGGCTGCTCCGCGCTGTTGCTGCCCCAAATCGCGGAGAGGATGGCGCGATGGGTGAGCACCTTGCCGCGGTTGGCGACGAAATACTGGATCAGGTCAAACTCTTTGGGCGTTAGATGGACGGCGCGCCCGCCCACCTCCACCAGCCGCTGCTGCGGATCAATCTTGAAGTCGCCCACTTCGATTCCGGTCTCGTTCTGCAGCGGAGGCGCGCTGCGCCGCAGCAAGGCGCGCACGCGGGCCGTGAGTTCGGCCATGCCGAAGGGTTTGGCCACGTAGTCGTCGGCGCCCAAGTCCAGGGCCTTGACTTTGCTGGCCTCGTCTTCGCGAACGGAAAGCACCAGAATGGGGACTTCGCTCATTTGCCGTATGCGCGAGCACAGTTCCAGGCCGTCCAGGCCGGGCATGGAAAGATCGGTGATGACCAGGTCCGGCATCCATGAGCGGAAGCCTTCCAGCCCGGAGCGGCCGTCGTCGGCCACGCGCACCTGAAATCCCGCGGACTCCAGCGCGCGGCGCAACACGCGCGTGATCTGCGCTTCGTCGTCCACCACCAGGATTTTTTTGCCGTCTTCAGTCATGGGTTTCTCGGCGCGCGAATTCTTGCGTCGCACCGCTTTCCCGGCTCACGCATTTTCCCGCAAGGGAATTTGAAACTGAACACACGTGCCTTGTCCACGGGCGCCGTCTTCAATCCATATCTTGCCGCGATGGGCCTGCACAATGCCGTGCGCGATGGCCAGCCCCACGCCAAAGCCCGGCCGCGCTCCCGCGCGAAAAAATTTCTGGAAGACCTGGTCGCGCAGCTCCGGCGCAATGCCCGGGCCCTGGTCGGAAACCGCAAAGCAAACCGAATGGTTACCGCTATGGCGGACGGAGAGACTGATCGGCGCGCCAGCCGGAGAATACTTGGCCGCATTCTCAATCAGGGTGAAGAGCACTTGCGAGATCAGGCGGGGGTCCACTTGCAGCGCGGGCAGCGCCGGCTCAATGGAAGTTTCCACCGGATGCTTGCCCAGCAGCGGCCCGGCGCGCTGCAGCGCGTCTTCCACCATTTCTTCCGCGGTGACGGTGTGGCTCTCCAGGCTGATCTCGCCGGCTTGCAGCTTGGCCATGTCCATCATGCCTTGTATGAAGTGGTTGAGCCGGTCAGATTCTTCTTCAATCACTTCGAACAACTCCTGCTGGACTTCCGCGGAAACGTGCTCTTCGCGCAGCGTGCTGATGGCCGCCTTGATGGAAGTCAGCGGCGTGCGCAGATCGTGCGTGACGGCGTCCAGCAGCGCGGTCTTCAGTTGTTCGCTGCGGCGCAGTTCGTCGGCCTGCAGCGCGCGCTTCTCCAGCCGCGAAGAAAGCTGTCCCACCAGCACCGCCGTCATGATAAAGACGAAGAAAGCCACCACGTCTTCCGGGCGATGAATGCGAAAAGAATAATAAGGACCGATAAAAAAGAAGTTGAACGACAACCCGGCCAGGATGGAGACGCACAGCGCCGGGCCGCGTCCGGCCTGCGCCGCCACCAACACCACCAGC
This region of Terriglobia bacterium genomic DNA includes:
- the kdpC gene encoding potassium-transporting ATPase subunit KdpC; protein product: MKKNLVTAILYTVVTTVLLGVAYPLLVTGLAQVLFKDKANGQLVPQGGKIVGSKIIAQPFTGSGYFHPRPSAAGNGYDATNSGGSNYGPTNQKLIDRVKADVAALQAENPGKPVPVDLVTTSGSGLDPHITPAGADFQVPRVAKARGIAESDLRVLVSEHTEGRQLGFLGEPRVNVLQLNLALDEKFPVKKVGAAK
- the kdpA gene encoding potassium-transporting ATPase subunit KdpA, which produces MDFYSALQYVAFIVTLTVCVKPLGRYLEKVFSGQKTALDRLCSPMERLLYRVAAVNPAVEMGAREYATCFVLFSLAGTFLLYAILRLQNFLPWFNPQYHTTPLTPDLAMNTAISFSTTTTWQAYGGENTMSYFSQMAGLCAQNFLAGAAGLAVGVAFIRGFARQRSETLGNFWVDLTRSLLWVLLPGALLGAVLLLWQGVPMNFHPYTEVASLEGTKQVIPQGPVAAFEIIKNLGTNGGGFFNANGAHPYENPTPLANFFEMLAIALLPASLTNTFGRMTRQPRQGWMLYCVMLALFVAGLTVTHWAEHRGNHAFAAVNQAAGNLEGKEVRFGVGGSALTATVTSNTATGSYNAMHDSFSPLGGMAPLVNMLLGEVAFGGLGTGMYSMLMVAVIAVFLTGLMMGRTPEYLGKKIGPAETKMVMLYALAAPLTILPLTALAVLCKPGLAGLTTNQGVHGFTEILYAYTSCFANNGQNFAALSANTVFYNLTTTVAMLLGRFALAAPALGLAGLVATQKSTPPSAGTLRTDSPLFALALTATILIVAGLCYFPALTLGPILEHLLFR
- a CDS encoding DUF2254 domain-containing protein — translated: MNIRLRLLLRHITYNLRGGFLLRPLAIALTLGCAGALLSQLEENVPTISAWVPKILFPSHADPQVAQVILGQIATSIMTVVSIVFAILLMTLTLASMQFSPRIIVSFARDRVTQWTLGIFLGTFSYCMAALPAARSLPAPFAPVATVLGAMVLALACVAWLLFFIHHITQAISVSHIVDRIASETEAVIDAFMPRPHMDNYPRYANLIDPSAWAPAVLNQSSGYIRFVDTKRLTFLAKKYRIQVHLLRRVGHFVPAGIPLLVVSKEDRVSPEIAAEFRGAFDIGPSRTLQQDVEFGVLQIVDIALKAISPAVNDPTTAIGCVDQLSRILIRYVSKEPPESLLFDPPGVVRVSIPWGSFDRLLDSAFEQIRLYAKGDAAVSLRILRALGDIAMTTPDQSFRASLVERGRRIATGCAEKLGHEELKAIRSRLASIEEVSGIPHSRGETRESVQLGLEKM
- a CDS encoding response regulator transcription factor, whose translation is MTEDGKKILVVDDEAQITRVLRRALESAGFQVRVADDGRSGLEGFRSWMPDLVITDLSMPGLDGLELCSRIRQMSEVPILVLSVREDEASKVKALDLGADDYVAKPFGMAELTARVRALLRRSAPPLQNETGIEVGDFKIDPQQRLVEVGGRAVHLTPKEFDLIQYFVANRGKVLTHRAILSAIWGSNSAEQPEYLRVFVGNLRKKLEADPRAPKYIKTEPWIGYRFDPQ
- a CDS encoding DUF4118 domain-containing protein, with the protein product MDNWKAHWLWRYGSAILALGVLVAGLHALRPALSQTTIALGLVLLVVLVAAQAGRGPALCVSILAGLSFNFFFIGPYYSFRIHRPEDVVAFFVFIMTAVLVGQLSSRLEKRALQADELRRSEQLKTALLDAVTHDLRTPLTSIKAAISTLREEHVSAEVQQELFEVIEEESDRLNHFIQGMMDMAKLQAGEISLESHTVTAEEMVEDALQRAGPLLGKHPVETSIEPALPALQVDPRLISQVLFTLIENAAKYSPAGAPISLSVRHSGNHSVCFAVSDQGPGIAPELRDQVFQKFFRAGARPGFGVGLAIAHGIVQAHRGKIWIEDGARGQGTCVQFQIPLRENA